The following are encoded together in the Corynebacterium jeikeium genome:
- the galT gene encoding galactose-1-phosphate uridylyltransferase produces MIHAVQHEFKVTRTTLADGRELLYFDDEPAYVVGEKQRELHDSRDLPQATTESEMRQDPLTGQWYVYAAHRMNRTFMPPANENPLAPTKPGELPTEVPADDYDVVVFENRFPSLSVHMEVSEDFATNVDGQELFPRKPAIGRCEVVCFTPDVNSSFRDLPYERARTVVEAWAHRTAELSAIEGIRYVFPFENRGKEIGVTLQHPHGQIYSYPFVPPRAAEVAARARAFREQTGKDLFDATLSAEKASGTRVLLAGEHFTAYVPAAAKWPVEVILMANRAVPDFAALSDEEKDELTRFYLDLLGRMDRFFEGVERTPYIAAWNQAPVGEDRENGRLYLQLYSMMRSPGRMKFLAGSESGQEAWISDTTPERIAERFREVADNAN; encoded by the coding sequence GTGATCCACGCTGTGCAGCACGAATTTAAAGTAACCCGAACCACGCTGGCGGACGGCCGCGAGCTGCTGTACTTCGACGACGAACCGGCTTATGTTGTGGGGGAGAAACAGCGCGAGCTGCACGATTCCCGCGACCTGCCGCAGGCCACCACGGAATCCGAGATGCGCCAGGATCCCCTGACGGGCCAGTGGTACGTCTACGCTGCGCACCGCATGAACCGCACGTTCATGCCCCCGGCCAACGAGAACCCACTGGCTCCCACCAAGCCCGGCGAGCTGCCCACCGAGGTGCCCGCCGACGACTACGACGTGGTGGTCTTCGAGAACCGCTTCCCGTCCCTGTCGGTCCACATGGAGGTGTCGGAGGACTTCGCCACCAACGTCGACGGCCAGGAGCTATTTCCCCGCAAGCCCGCCATCGGCCGCTGCGAGGTCGTGTGCTTCACCCCGGACGTGAACTCCTCGTTTAGGGATCTGCCATACGAACGCGCCCGCACGGTCGTTGAGGCCTGGGCGCACCGCACCGCCGAGCTTTCCGCCATTGAGGGCATTCGCTACGTTTTCCCCTTCGAAAACCGCGGTAAGGAGATCGGCGTGACCCTGCAGCACCCGCACGGCCAGATCTACTCTTATCCTTTCGTCCCACCGCGCGCCGCCGAGGTGGCTGCACGCGCTCGGGCGTTTAGGGAGCAAACCGGAAAGGATCTTTTTGACGCCACCTTGTCCGCCGAAAAGGCATCCGGCACCCGCGTACTCTTGGCCGGTGAGCACTTCACGGCCTATGTTCCGGCGGCAGCGAAGTGGCCGGTGGAGGTCATCCTCATGGCTAACCGGGCGGTCCCGGATTTCGCGGCGCTGAGTGACGAGGAGAAGGACGAGCTGACCCGCTTCTACCTAGATCTGCTGGGCCGCATGGATCGCTTCTTCGAGGGCGTGGAGCGCACCCCCTACATCGCCGCCTGGAACCAGGCGCCGGTGGGGGAGGACCGGGAGAACGGTCGCCTGTACTTGCAGCTGTATTCGATGATGCGCTCCCCAGGCCGCATGAAGTTCTTGGCCGGTAGCGAGTCGGGCCAGGAGGCCTGGATCTCCGACACCACCCCGGAGAGGATCGCGGAGCGCTTCCGGGAGGTCGCCGACAATGCCAACTAA